In Caldisphaera lagunensis DSM 15908, a single genomic region encodes these proteins:
- a CDS encoding GTP-dependent dephospho-CoA kinase family protein: MKFVGLTLPENVRYDFSQPRGRVISGELKSYIESREWNFVICVGDVVTYYCLKANRKPDIIIIDGKTLRSKEGFSFDSNPIDYNLIKIKNPPGMLTYDNIDLLCNILKSKNKEKILIYVDGEEDLLALPTLSCAQDNSLVIYGIPNKGAALVNVNNYIRRELQNKILVLKPGIIETK; encoded by the coding sequence ATGAAATTCGTTGGCCTAACCTTACCTGAGAATGTAAGATATGATTTTTCGCAACCAAGAGGAAGGGTTATTTCTGGAGAACTTAAATCATATATAGAAAGTCGTGAATGGAATTTTGTTATATGTGTAGGGGACGTAGTTACATATTATTGTCTTAAAGCTAATAGAAAACCTGATATTATTATTATAGATGGTAAAACTCTTAGAAGTAAAGAAGGCTTTTCTTTTGATAGCAATCCTATCGATTATAATCTCATAAAAATAAAAAATCCTCCCGGGATGCTCACTTATGACAACATAGATTTATTGTGTAACATATTGAAAAGTAAAAACAAAGAGAAAATCTTAATTTATGTTGATGGAGAAGAAGATCTATTGGCGTTACCTACATTATCATGCGCTCAGGATAATTCTCTTGTTATATATGGAATACCAAATAAAGGAGCTGCATTGGTTAATGTAAACAATTATATCAGAAGAGAATTACAGAATAAAATTCTTGTATTAAAGCCAGGAATAATTGAAACAAAATGA
- a CDS encoding phosphomannomutase, whose product MKLFGTAGIRGLYPVKINPILSYKTGLSLANYYGGKGEAIVGKDVRNTSDVLSFSLSSGLMAGGMNVTYIGISPTPLVAYSTDRLNAKVGVSVTASHNPPEDNGIKIFGQNGIEINELDENKIEEIILNGKEGDLQKSWEEVGSLSFNNYIEKKYEEDIVNHINFISNQRKLKILIDCANGSASNITPTILTKLKVGQIIGINCNYDSKFQARLPEPRPDVLQQSISVMNQLGADLLIAHDGDADRMAIAVPGLGFVKQDIVIALFAKYFLSNKKGDIVVSLDVGNEVEELVENYGGKIIRAKLGKIHEKAIESKNVLMAAEPWKLIDPSFGLWVDGIYEAALISKIFAEEKRKPIEIIKDIKIYPSARISLNLSIPEDFNLNKESIVKQILDNFASELDKDSYNIIDIDGYRINFKDKSWILFRASGTENKIRFYIQSYEKNKLKELIEKAKEIGIQVLNKYSIKIKGIEEYVEMGNENK is encoded by the coding sequence TTGAAATTATTTGGCACTGCTGGAATAAGAGGTTTGTATCCAGTTAAAATTAATCCAATTTTATCATATAAGACTGGGTTATCATTAGCTAATTATTATGGGGGTAAAGGAGAAGCAATTGTTGGAAAGGATGTAAGGAATACAAGCGATGTATTATCATTTTCTTTATCATCAGGTTTGATGGCAGGGGGTATGAATGTCACATATATAGGTATATCACCAACACCATTAGTTGCTTATTCAACAGATAGACTTAATGCAAAAGTTGGGGTATCTGTAACTGCAAGTCATAATCCTCCTGAGGATAATGGTATTAAGATCTTTGGGCAAAATGGTATAGAAATAAATGAATTAGATGAAAATAAGATTGAGGAAATAATTCTAAATGGAAAAGAAGGTGATTTGCAAAAAAGTTGGGAAGAAGTTGGAAGCTTATCTTTTAATAATTATATTGAAAAGAAATATGAAGAAGATATAGTTAATCATATTAATTTTATATCAAATCAAAGAAAGCTTAAAATATTAATCGATTGTGCAAATGGATCTGCATCAAATATTACACCAACAATTTTAACGAAGCTCAAAGTAGGTCAAATTATAGGAATAAATTGTAATTACGATAGTAAGTTTCAGGCAAGGCTTCCTGAGCCAAGGCCAGATGTTTTACAACAATCTATCAGTGTTATGAATCAATTGGGAGCAGATTTACTTATAGCACACGATGGTGATGCTGATAGGATGGCTATTGCTGTCCCCGGGTTAGGATTTGTGAAACAAGATATTGTTATTGCTTTATTTGCAAAATATTTCCTATCTAATAAAAAAGGAGATATTGTGGTCTCATTAGATGTTGGTAATGAAGTTGAAGAGCTGGTTGAAAATTATGGAGGAAAAATTATTAGGGCAAAATTAGGAAAAATACATGAAAAAGCTATTGAATCAAAAAATGTATTAATGGCAGCTGAACCTTGGAAACTAATAGACCCTTCGTTTGGTTTATGGGTTGATGGTATTTATGAGGCAGCATTGATATCAAAAATATTCGCCGAGGAGAAAAGAAAACCTATTGAAATAATTAAAGATATTAAAATTTATCCAAGCGCAAGGATTTCTCTTAACTTAAGTATACCTGAAGACTTCAATTTAAACAAAGAATCTATAGTTAAACAAATTTTAGATAATTTTGCATCAGAATTAGATAAGGATTCTTATAATATAATCGATATTGATGGGTATAGAATTAATTTTAAAGACAAAAGCTGGATATTATTTAGAGCTAGCGGAACAGAAAATAAGATAAGGTTTTATATACAATCTTATGAAAAAAATAAATTAAAAGAATTAATAGAAAAGGCAAAAGAAATAGGAATTCAAGTTTTAAATAAATATTCCATTAAAATAAAAGGTATAGAAGAATATGTTGAAATGGGAAATGAAAACAAATAG
- the spt4 gene encoding transcription elongation factor subunit Spt4, which translates to MPRKMPTKKIAMKACKNCGALVPKEANICPVCGSNNFTEDWEGIFVVISTDSEIAKELKFNKKGTYAIKVSGSYIIK; encoded by the coding sequence TTGCCAAGAAAAATGCCTACGAAGAAAATTGCAATGAAGGCATGTAAGAATTGTGGAGCTTTAGTTCCAAAGGAGGCAAATATATGTCCAGTTTGTGGCAGCAATAACTTTACTGAAGATTGGGAAGGTATTTTTGTTGTAATAAGCACGGATTCAGAAATAGCAAAAGAATTAAAGTTTAACAAGAAAGGTACATATGCTATTAAAGTATCAGGTTCTTACATTATAAAGTAA